One region of Mycobacterium riyadhense genomic DNA includes:
- a CDS encoding YcaO-like family protein yields MSESCAVATVGPDWSQWPMRVLGHADPTTIAHRAGTYRIISPEQTWQAVQPMLEPAGITRVADLTWLDDLGIPTVQAVRPDSLTLSVSQGKAPTHRAAQVSAVMESLEIWHAENVTPDLVSMSTTEIAAALTYDPAQLLRPARSFYHPGAKLDWMTATTLLTGCQTWVPWQAVMVNASVENRWDPPMFSMDTTGLASGNSYWEASLHGLYEVMERHAMAAGEPGTTLFEVPLDDVADSQCAELVDVIHRAGSELKIARIDTWDGFYCYTAELCSRMHGVPFSGFGLHHDPNVALSRAITEAAQSRLTVISGAREDLSPALYHRFARVHAYGQLRPTKRHVPAAEPTPWHVSDTGSLSDLLATAATAVAAVSGTEPLAVVCDLAGSCVPVVKVLAPGLTTAHSPMRTPLQESA; encoded by the coding sequence ATGTCTGAATCGTGTGCAGTAGCCACCGTAGGCCCGGATTGGTCGCAATGGCCGATGCGGGTACTGGGCCACGCCGATCCCACCACCATCGCCCACCGGGCGGGGACCTACCGCATCATCTCTCCCGAGCAGACCTGGCAGGCCGTGCAGCCGATGCTGGAGCCCGCGGGGATCACCCGCGTCGCCGATCTCACCTGGCTCGATGATCTCGGGATTCCCACCGTACAGGCGGTGCGGCCCGATTCGCTGACGCTTTCGGTCAGTCAAGGCAAGGCCCCTACCCACCGTGCCGCCCAAGTTTCTGCGGTCATGGAATCGCTGGAGATCTGGCACGCCGAAAACGTCACGCCCGACCTGGTTTCCATGAGCACAACCGAGATCGCAGCCGCACTGACCTACGATCCCGCGCAGCTGCTCCGGCCGGCGCGCAGCTTCTACCATCCGGGCGCCAAGCTGGACTGGATGACCGCGACGACGCTGTTGACCGGCTGCCAAACCTGGGTGCCGTGGCAGGCGGTTATGGTCAACGCGTCGGTCGAGAACCGTTGGGACCCACCGATGTTCTCGATGGACACCACGGGGTTGGCCTCCGGCAACAGCTACTGGGAGGCCAGTCTGCATGGGTTGTACGAAGTCATGGAACGCCACGCCATGGCCGCGGGCGAACCCGGTACCACGCTATTCGAGGTACCTCTCGACGACGTCGCCGACTCCCAGTGCGCCGAGCTGGTCGATGTGATTCACCGGGCCGGAAGCGAACTGAAGATCGCGCGCATCGATACGTGGGACGGTTTCTATTGTTATACCGCCGAATTGTGTTCGCGCATGCACGGGGTGCCGTTCAGCGGCTTCGGCTTGCACCACGATCCCAACGTGGCGTTATCCCGGGCGATCACCGAAGCCGCGCAATCGAGGCTGACGGTGATCAGCGGAGCCCGCGAGGATCTGTCGCCGGCGTTGTACCACCGTTTCGCCCGAGTACACGCTTACGGCCAGCTGCGGCCAACCAAGCGGCACGTGCCTGCCGCCGAACCCACACCATGGCACGTTTCCGACACCGGCTCGCTGAGTGACCTGTTGGCTACGGCGGCAACGGCGGTGGCCGCCGTGTCAGGAACCGAGCCGCTGGCAGTCGTGTGCGATCTCGCCGGCAGCTGCGTCCCGGTAGTGAAGGTACTTGCGCCGGGCCTGACGACAGCACACTCCCCGATGCGCACCCCCTTACAGGAGTCGGCATGA